The segment AGCTGTGAGGCTATCCACCCAATCCCCGCAATTCGCATAGGTCATGTCGCCATGTTTTCGGACAATCGGCCGATGAGAATGGCCGCAAATGACACCGTCCGCGCCGTTTTTCTTCGCTGTCGCCAGCAAAAGGGCTTCAAAGCGCTCGCCCATGGACCTCATGCCATTGAACCAATCAATCAGACGCTTAAAGACCTTTCTATCAGAACAGTCATCATCGCGTGTGATCCTATTGTCCAAACCACGCAGAACTGCGTCCAATCGGCTCCCGAGCAAAGTCATAAAATGCCAGCGCAAAAACCGGCGATCCGCCTGATCTCCGTGCAGAACAAGGTAGGTTTTCTTGTTTGCGGCTTTGTGCATGACAGTCTCGGAGAACTCTGCCTTTGGCAGGTATTTTTGGACTGTTTCTTTCGCAAGCCGATCATGGTTCCCAACCAGATAAAACAAGCGTGCTCCATCTTCTGAAAACCGATTTAGCTCGGCGACAATGTCGCTATGCACGTTGGTCCAATGAATTTTTCCGACGTGCCAAAGATCGAAGATATCGCCGACGAGATAA is part of the Sulfitobacter geojensis genome and harbors:
- a CDS encoding UDP-2,3-diacylglucosamine diphosphatase, with amino-acid sequence MSNRTSNRENIENHRSLFISDLHLGARGSEAQDILDFLKCCRAEKVYLVGDIFDLWHVGKIHWTNVHSDIVAELNRFSEDGARLFYLVGNHDRLAKETVQKYLPKAEFSETVMHKAANKKTYLVLHGDQADRRFLRWHFMTLLGSRLDAVLRGLDNRITRDDDCSDRKVFKRLIDWFNGMRSMGERFEALLLATAKKNGADGVICGHSHRPIVRKHGDMTYANCGDWVDSLTALTEDQNGRIELLRWRSEPAGSKDTPASKLFAPAFGNRQRQRA